From a region of the Longimicrobium sp. genome:
- a CDS encoding lysylphosphatidylglycerol synthase domain-containing protein: MDTQTSPAASPQEPTPQRASLASLAFRWLSPAVGLGLFAAAVWVLNQSLREVSYREVRATIHDLPALSLLLAVLATAANYAILCAFDLLAFRYVGRRLTDWKVAVTSFIGYAVANNVGFAIISGTSVRYRFYSRWGLGAEDISRIVVFYTGTFWLGFLVLAGWSLAFDPLPGMKTMLGATTVSLIGWALLVTALSYLLAAGVRREPVKVWKWQVPVPPMRTVAMQYLLSTVDWALAAAVFFVLLPKTELTFAEFLGAFLAAQLLGLVSHVPGGVGVFEGTMVVLLGQYLSLGQIVSSLVIYRLIYYIIPLAVALLILVVDEVRQRRHHLVKLGSWVGSLSQQLAPRVLGMFLFLCGALLLISGATPTEPNRLTWIDRHLPLVMVEAGYLIGSVAGVAMLIVSQAVARRLDMAFFLGAASLAVGIGASLLKGADYEEAVLLGGVLAALVVSRPAFDRKADFWAARFSPGWVFGLAAVIGASIWLGFFAFKHVEYSSDLWWRFALRQDAPRALRATMLATVLMLAFGVARLLKPAPPQIHLPTDEELHRAEELIRAQPSTVPYLVYLLDKTLLFSEDGRAFLMYAVQGNTWVAMGDPVGDPRSVPGLIRRFFERCDDYGG, from the coding sequence CCAGTCGCTGCGCGAGGTGAGCTACCGCGAGGTGCGCGCGACCATCCACGACCTTCCCGCCCTCTCGCTGCTGCTGGCCGTGCTGGCCACCGCGGCCAACTACGCCATCCTCTGCGCCTTCGACCTGCTGGCGTTCCGCTACGTGGGCCGGCGGCTGACGGACTGGAAGGTGGCCGTCACCTCGTTCATCGGCTACGCGGTGGCCAACAACGTGGGGTTCGCCATCATCTCGGGCACCTCCGTGCGGTACCGCTTCTACTCGCGCTGGGGGCTGGGGGCCGAGGACATCTCGCGCATCGTCGTCTTCTACACCGGCACCTTCTGGCTGGGGTTCCTGGTGCTGGCGGGGTGGAGCCTGGCCTTCGACCCGCTGCCGGGGATGAAGACCATGCTGGGGGCCACCACCGTGTCCCTCATCGGCTGGGCGCTGCTGGTCACCGCCTTGTCGTACCTGCTGGCGGCCGGGGTGCGCCGCGAGCCGGTGAAGGTGTGGAAGTGGCAGGTCCCCGTGCCGCCCATGCGCACCGTCGCCATGCAGTACCTGCTGTCGACGGTGGACTGGGCGCTGGCGGCGGCCGTGTTCTTCGTGCTGCTGCCGAAGACGGAGCTGACCTTCGCCGAGTTCTTGGGCGCCTTCCTGGCCGCGCAGCTGCTGGGGCTGGTCAGCCACGTGCCCGGCGGCGTGGGGGTGTTCGAGGGGACGATGGTGGTGCTGCTTGGGCAGTACCTGTCGCTGGGGCAGATCGTCTCGTCGCTCGTCATCTACCGGCTGATCTACTACATCATCCCCCTGGCGGTGGCGCTTCTGATCCTGGTGGTGGACGAAGTGCGCCAGCGCCGGCACCACCTCGTGAAGCTGGGAAGCTGGGTGGGAAGCCTGTCGCAGCAGCTGGCGCCGCGGGTGCTGGGGATGTTCCTCTTTCTCTGCGGCGCGCTGCTGCTGATTTCGGGCGCCACGCCCACGGAGCCCAACCGGCTGACGTGGATCGACCGGCACCTGCCGCTGGTGATGGTGGAGGCGGGATACCTGATCGGCAGCGTGGCCGGCGTGGCGATGCTGATCGTGTCGCAGGCGGTGGCGCGGCGGCTGGACATGGCCTTCTTCCTGGGTGCCGCCAGCCTGGCCGTGGGCATCGGCGCGTCGCTGCTGAAGGGCGCCGACTACGAGGAGGCCGTGCTGCTGGGCGGCGTGCTGGCCGCACTGGTGGTCAGCCGCCCGGCATTCGACCGCAAGGCTGATTTCTGGGCCGCGCGCTTTTCCCCCGGCTGGGTGTTCGGGCTGGCCGCGGTGATCGGCGCCAGCATCTGGCTGGGCTTCTTCGCGTTCAAGCACGTGGAGTACAGCAGTGACCTGTGGTGGCGCTTCGCGCTGCGGCAGGACGCCCCCCGCGCGCTGCGGGCCACCATGCTGGCCACCGTCCTGATGCTGGCCTTCGGCGTGGCGCGCCTGCTGAAGCCCGCCCCCCCGCAGATCCACCTGCCGACGGACGAGGAGCTGCACCGCGCCGAGGAGCTGATCCGCGCGCAGCCATCCACCGTTCCCTATCTCGTCTACCTGCTGGACAAGACGCTGCTGTTCAGCGAGGACGGCCGCGCGTTCCTGATGTACGCCGTGCAGGGGAACACCTGGGTGGCCATGGGCGATCCCGTGGGCGATCCGCGCTCGGTGCCGGGGCTCATCCGCCGCTTCTTCGAGCGCTGCGACGACTACGGAGG